In Nicotiana tabacum cultivar K326 chromosome 17, ASM71507v2, whole genome shotgun sequence, one DNA window encodes the following:
- the LOC107759223 gene encoding proline-rich receptor-like protein kinase PERK15 — MQSLSSTTTSNKNGTNSLTPNGTPPPPSPPSTNSSSSPPPSPPPQSPPLTSPPPQPQSPPPPENSPPPSSPPPTIKDSPPPSSPPPPAASQPPPAFSPPPPSTTVPPPASPDTPPPPPTFSPPPPVSSEPPPSPAAKLSPPLPPSEKPAGGDPPNSEKSVGVPHSEKSAAAGSSGSNNGSPPAASGSSDMIIVAGIAVAGVLVLAIIIVCIVYWRRTKKEPYYTDPIPGLPPKGSNDPYYKGPKPMEHIIKVSSAPNLSCDNSSTVCGQALVPSPSFGGFSQSQFTYEELAIATSGFSKANILGQGGFGYVHKGVLVGGRVVAVKSLKSGSGQGEREFQAEVEIISRVHHRHLVSLVGYCIADGQRMLVYEYVPNKTLDFHLHGKGHHVMDWGTRLKIALGSAKGLAYLHEDCHPKIIHRDIKAANILLEDNFEAKVADFGLAKLSSDNFTHISTRVMGTFGYLAPEYASSGKLTDKSDVFSFGVVLLELITGKKPVDPSNMVEDSLVDWAKPRLKRALEEGNYDELVGAPLEGNVPDELHRLVACAAASTRHSARRRPKMSQIVRALDGDSSLEDLSDRTKPSGSSESYYTGVYNADMIKFRKMVIPSQEFNSSEYGATSEYGLNPSSSSSSDSGEFGYHKGGRR; from the exons ATGCAATCACTTTCTAGTACTACTACGTCCAACAAAAATGGCACTAATTCCCTGACTCCTAATGGAACTCcccctcctccttctcctccttcaacTAATTCTTCATCTTCACCACCACCATCACCGCCACCACAATCTCCTCCACTTACCTCTCCACCCCCACAACCACAATCTCCTCCTCCGCCCGAAAATTCTCCTCCTCCTTCATCACCACCGCCAACCATAAAGGACTCTCCTCCTCCGTCATCACCACCACCTCCGGCAGCTTCTCAGCCACCACCAGCATTCTCACCTCCACCGCCATCCACTACGGTACCACCACCTGCTTCTCCCGATACGCCTCCTCCCCCACCCACATTTTCTCCCCCACCTCCTGTTTCCTCAGAACCACCTCCATCACCTGCTGCAAAGTTATCTCCTCCTCTACCGCCTTCAGAAAAACCAGCTGGTGGCGATCCACCTAATTCAGAAAAATCAGTCGGCGTACCCCATTCAGAAAAATCAGCAGCAGCTGGTTCTTCAGGAAGCAACAATGGCTCGCCACCGGCTGCTTCAGGTTCGTCGGATATGATTATAGTTGCAGGAATAGCGGTGGCAGGAGTATTGGTTCTTGCTATTATCATTGTTTGCATAGTGTACTGGAGAAGGACGAAGAAAGAACCCTACTATACAGATCCTATTCCTGGACTTCCACCTAAAG GTAGTAATGATCCATACTACAAAGGTCCTAAGCCCATGGAACACATTATTAAGGTTTCTTCCGCACCTAATCTAAGTTGCGATAACAGCTCTACCGTCTGTGGCCAAGCTCTTGTGCCATCGCCAAGTTTTGGTGGGTTCTCACAGAGTCAGTTCACTTATGAGGAGCTAGCTATAGCAACTTCTGGATTTTCTAAGGCCAATATTTTAGGCCAAGGTGGTTTTGGGTATGTACACAAAGGTGTTTTGGTTGGTGGAAGGGTGGTAGCTGTCAAGAGCTTGAAGTCGGGCAGTGGACAAGGTGAACGAGAATTTCAGGCAGAGGTTGAGATCATTAGCAGAGTTCATCATCGCCACCTTGTTTCTCTTGTTGGATATTGCATTGCTGATGGCCAGCGAATGTTGGTCTATGAGTATGTTCCGAACAAAACCTTGGATTTCCATCTTCATG GGAAGGGACATCATGTTATGGATTGGGGAACAAGGCTTAAAATTGCATTGGGATCAGCCAAAGGATTAGCTTATCTCCATGAAGATT GCCATCCTAAAATTATCCACCGTGACATAAAGGCTGCAAACATTCTACTTGAGGACAACTTTGAAGCCAAG GTGGCTGATTTTGGATTGGCTAAACTTTCTTCTGATAACTTCACTCATATCTCCACTCGTGTTATGGGAACTTTCGG GTACTTGGCTCCTGAATATGCATCAAGTGGCAAGCTAACAGACAAATCAGATGTATTTTCATTTGGAGTTGTGCTTTTGGAACTCATAACTGGGAAGAAACCTGTTGATCCTAGCAATATGGTGGAAGACAGTTTAGTAGACTGG GCTAAGCCCCGACTTAAAAGAGCCTTAGAAGAGGGAAATTATGATGAATTGGTAGGTGCTCCTCTCGAAGGAAACGTTCCAGATGAGTTGCATCGGTTAGTTGCCTGTGCTGCTGCTAGCACTCGTCATTCTGCTAGGAGACGTCCAAAGATGAGTCAG ATTGTACGAGCCTTGGATGGCGATTCATCTTTGGAAGACTTGAGCGATCGTACAAAGCCAAGTGGGAGCTCTGAATCCTATTATACTGGTGTATACAATGCTGACATGATCAAGTTCAGGAAAATGGTGATACCAAGCCAAGAATTCAATAGCAGTGAATATGGAGCGACAAGTGAATATGGACTCAACCCTTCCTCTTCCTCAAGCAGTGACTCCGGAGAGTTTGGTTATCATAAGGGGGGtagaagatga